Proteins co-encoded in one Mycobacteriales bacterium genomic window:
- a CDS encoding TIGR03619 family F420-dependent LLM class oxidoreductase — protein sequence MMPGAHARWEESATIADVARIAEAADALGYHHLTCSEHVGVTAAEAPRRGATYWDPLATFGYLAARTSRIRLATNVLVLGYHHPLAIAKRYGTLDAVSGGRLVLGVGVGTLREEFELLGVPFEGRGEIADDALRALRVALSSRQPSYDGTHYSFDGFVIDPCASQSKVPIWVGGRSLRSLRRAVELADGWTPFAVSAAQAKDWLQRFDLPPGFEVVLPPAQPIDPLGAAGETADELTRLTEAGATIAKVSLVHHSLEHYVEQLESLADLTSRLTSGL from the coding sequence ATGATGCCCGGCGCCCACGCCCGGTGGGAGGAGTCGGCGACGATCGCGGACGTCGCGCGAATAGCGGAAGCCGCCGACGCGCTCGGCTATCACCACCTCACCTGCAGCGAGCACGTGGGCGTGACCGCGGCCGAGGCGCCGAGACGGGGTGCGACGTACTGGGATCCGCTCGCGACGTTCGGCTACCTCGCCGCGCGGACCAGCCGGATCCGTCTGGCCACCAACGTCCTCGTGCTCGGCTACCACCACCCGCTCGCCATCGCGAAGCGGTACGGCACCCTCGACGCCGTCAGCGGCGGGCGGCTCGTCCTCGGGGTCGGCGTCGGGACGTTGCGCGAGGAGTTCGAGCTGCTGGGGGTGCCGTTCGAGGGTCGGGGCGAGATCGCCGACGACGCGCTTCGCGCGCTGCGGGTCGCGCTGTCGTCGAGGCAGCCGTCCTACGACGGCACCCACTACTCGTTCGACGGGTTCGTGATCGACCCGTGCGCGAGCCAGTCGAAGGTGCCGATCTGGGTCGGCGGCCGCTCGCTTCGTTCGCTTCGCCGCGCGGTCGAGCTCGCCGACGGCTGGACGCCGTTCGCGGTCAGCGCGGCGCAAGCGAAGGACTGGCTCCAGCGCTTCGACCTACCGCCGGGCTTCGAGGTCGTCCTGCCGCCCGCGCAGCCGATCGACCCCCTGGGCGCGGCTGGCGAGACCGCCGACGAGCTCACCCGCCTCACGGAGGCAGGGGCGACGATCGCGAAGGTCAGCCTGGTGCACCACTCGCTCGAGCACTACGTGGAACAGCTCGAATCGCTCGCCGACCTGACCTCTCGGTTGACCTCAGGGTTGTAG